The nucleotide sequence TGACCCGCTTTGGGTGGTCACCGGGCGCGAGGAGCCGGGCGAGCACGTGATGGGTGACCGGTTGGCGCGGCGCCTCGTGCCACGCCCAGGTCACGCTGGTAGCGCCGTCGTGCTCGTACCGGTCGGTGTGCTCCTGCGCGGCTACGGGACCCGCGTTGCTCCAGTCGAGCAGGTCTGCCGCCGCGCCGGGATCGGCGCTGAGCAGCCGGGTCACGTCGCCTCGGCTGGTTGGGTCGAAGCTGTGCCGGACGATCCCCGCGATCTGCGCGGCTGTCGCCCGCCCCAGCACGGTGAGCCCGCAGCCGGCCAGAGCGTCCTGCAATCCGGGCAGGGCGCGGTCGACCTCAGCGAGGCATTCCGGCACCGTCTTGGGGCGTGCCGGCGACGACCCCGGGTCGAAGGTGATCGACACGGTCGTCTGCACGTCGGCGGCAGCCTGCGGCGCGGCGGCCACGAGCTGCTGAAGCACACGTACCGCCGCCGCTGGCCCGTCCGGGGCCAGCCGCCCGGTGATGTAGTCGGCAAGCCGGGTGCCGGAGTCCGGGGCGGTGTCCACGGTGACCGCAACCCACCGCACGATCGGCACATGGCCGAGCCCGGCCAGCCAGCCACCCCAGTTCGACACCCACGCGGTAGCCGCCTCCGCGTCGGCCAGCCAGGTCGACTGGGCGGCGCAGCGCAAGGTGACGGTCATGGTCCCGAGCCGGCGATGCCACACGACCCCGTAGGTGCCGCCGTGGCCGTCGTCGGCGGACAACAGCACGGTCGGGGCGAGCACGCCCGGCAACTGCCAGGCGTGCTCCTCGGCCGACATCACGCCGCCGCGGTAGCTGGTCCGGCCCCGCGCGGTGCCGCTGACCCAGCGCAGCCGTTGCACCAGTGCCTGCGCCAGCGACACCCCGTCCCATTGGGCGACGTTGCCGACGATGATGATCAGACAGACCGGGCCGACCACCACGAGGGCGGCAAGACTTACCGACACCGTGATCAGGGCGACGGTCATGGCCCCGAGCACCACCATGGTCTGGCCGAAGCCGAGCCCGAACATGCCCAGCGTTCGAGCCCGGCGCCAACCGCCGTACGTGCGCGTCTCGTTGACCGGAGAGTCAGCAGACATCCCGCTCACCCGGTTTCCGTCGACCGGGCGGCCGTGCTCGCCGCAGACTTGGCCGCCGCTCCCGCGACCTGGGCGCCGACGACGACACCCGCAACGACGGGCGCGGCAGGACCCGCAGCGGCGGAGGCCCCGACCGCACCGGCACCCGCAGCGCTGGAACCAGCCGCCGCGCTAGTGCCGGCGGCTGTAGCCGTCGTAGCGCTACCGGACGCGGTGCTTGCCGTGGTTGCCGTCGTGGTACCCGCCGAAGGGCTGGCGCTGGCGGTGGGGGCTGGACCGTTGAACGTCGGTGGCGTTGGCCGGGGTGTGCCCGAGCCGCTGTCCGCGTTGCTGCCCGAGGACGGCGGATAGCGGCGGTCCATGTCGCGGGCGTAGTCCGTCGCGGTCATGCCGGACGCGCCGCGGCTCGACGCCACCGCGTGCAACCCGGCCGCACCCGCAGCGGCCAGCATGCCCGCCGAGTTGCCGGACTGCTGGACGGCGCCAACGGTCCAGTTGAAGAACCGCATCATGGCCGGCAGTGCGACGAGGGTCAGCCCGAGCATGCCGGCGCCGGTGAACCAGGTCGAGATGTCCCGGTTCGCAGGATCGCCGATGAGCATGAACGCGACCGCGTAGCTGGTGGCGGCGAACGGTTCGTAGAAGACCAGTGCCAGCAGCCAGCCGAGCACCCGCCTTAGCCAGTTACTTGTGGCTGCGGTGAAGCTGCCGCTGGCGGCGAGTTGCAGCATCCCGGCGAGGATGATGATGGCGCCGTTGCGGAACAGCAGCAGCATCGCCTGCACGATGCTCGCGACGAGCACGAACAAGCCGACGACGACCACCAGGATGCTGCCGATGCTGGGGCCGACCGGAAGCAGCAGCAGCTGCATCCGCTCGGCCAGCGCGTTGGTCTTGCATCCTTGGTCCTGGCCCAGACCTGGAGCACAGTCCATCCCCCAGGTCAGGACCCACTCGGTGTAGGACTCGCAGGCCCTGAGCAGCATCTGGGTGCCGGTGAGGCTCACCGCGCCGAACAGCGCGGTCGTGAACAGCCCTTTCACGACCGTGACGAGCGGTTCGCCCTTCCGGTTGATGATCAGCAGGAGGGACTGCCACATGATGCCGCCGATGGAGACCATCAGCGCGAACGGCAGCATCCACTGCTGAAGGGTTCTCGCCGCCGGGGCGTGTTCGACGTTGACCGGGGGCAGATACAGCCACCAGGTCACCGTGGACTTGATCAGTGTGGACTGCGCCTGGCTGATGAGGATGGCGAGATGGCCGATCATGCTGTCCGCCACCGCCCCGGCGACTTCGGTGGCGCCCTCCTTGAACTGGCACTTGAGGTCCCATGCGTCGCACATGGCTACCTGCCCGGCAGTGGCGTGTAGTCACGGACGACAGCGGGACCGACTAGGGCGCGGACCGTGGACCAGTCGCCCTGCGGCGGAGCGATCAGGCGCCAGTCCGAGCCTGACCAGGAAACCTGGACCACGGTGGCCGCGCGGGCGACGCCACCGTCGCCGTCCGGCGCCTCGATGAGCAGCCGCAGGCTGGCCGCCTGCGGGCTGTAGGCGTCGATCCGTACGCCAGCGATCGAGGCGTAGATCGGCGCGAGGGGCTCCCCGTAGGGAATCTGAAGCTGTTCGCGGCCGGCGGTGTAGTCCTGGTTGACGGCGTCGACGTACGCGGCCACGTCCGGGCCGACGACCTGCTCTCGCAGCGTCGGTCCCCACACTCGCGGGCCCACCTGCGGACTGGTGCGAACCAGCAGGTGCAGCGCCGCGAGAACCGCACCGGGCGGTGTCTGGGCGAACTGCTGAGCCTGCCCGCCAGCTAGCTCACGCGGACCCTGCATGGCGGAGACGGGGAGGTCGAGCCCGGCGACGGTGACCCAGGTGAGATCGGTTGGCCAGGCAACGGCTACCTCCACTTGCTGGGGCTCTGCCGTCTGGTCGTCGGCAGGAGGAAGCACTGTGACGGGCTGCCGGTCGGGCGAAGCGTGCTCGTCCTTCGGCCGCGTGTCGCCGGACCGGGCGACCGCGAGCGACGCCAGCACGAGGAGCGCCAGTCCGGCAGCGGTGATGACCAGCGGACGGACCCGGCGTGGCGCGGCGTGACGGAAACGGGGCCGACTCATGTCAGCGCCACCCCCGCGATGCCAGCCGCCAGGCTGGTCAGTGCCAGCCCGGCGAGCACCCAGGGAACGCCCGCCGCGCCGTCGACGGCGGTCTGCGATCGGTTCCTCCGACCGATGATCATCATTCCGGCGCAGATCATGAACCCGAGAACGCCAGCCACGAGCAAGATCCACTTGCCCCAGCCGAGGAAGGTGTTGGCTATCGCCTCCATCCCGGGCGGTGCGGCGGGAGCCGGATTCGGGGCGTCTGCGGCGAGCGCCGCTTGGCCGGCAACGACGAACTTGAGGATCATGCTGATCTCCTCCGACAAGGGAATGCGGCCCGATGGGGGCCGCTGCCGGAGACGTTCGCGTCGGTGCGGTGCCGCTACGGTTGCCGCCGGAGTCAGCGGCAGCGCTACGGGCGCTAGGGGTAGCCCTCGTTGCTTTCGGCTGCTGGGGAGGTAGAGGTGGGGGCGGCGACTCGTCGCCCTCGGATCGGGGGCTTACCGCGAGCGGCGGGCGAGGCTGAGCGACGGCGACCCCGTCGCCGCCGCCGTCCACGCGTCGATGTCGGAACTCGACGGGCGAAGCGCCGCTCGGCATGGAGTTTCCGGGCCAGGGGACGCGCGTGAGTGGAGAGCGTTTCGTGCCTGGGTAACACCAGCGCTACGGGGTTACGGCAGCGTCGCCGGAAAGGCGCGGACGTGACCGTGACGAGCATGACTCGCATCCGATCCGCCGCCTTGGCGGTCGCTCTCATCGGATTGCTTGGAGCCTGTTCCACGGCCAGCCCAACGCCCCGGCTCCAGGCATCCACGACACCATCTGCCCCGCCGGTCGACCCGTCGACCGACTATTCCGATCCGCCAGCGGTGTGTGAGGCGTTCGCCGCCGCCGTGCACCGTATCGACACCACCATCGACGAGGACTGGGCCGCTGCCTACCAGCGGGCCGTGGCGTACCTGGACGCCACGCTTGCCGGGTCGGCAGCCCTCCGAGACCCGGTACGACAGACCGTTCAGTGGCAGGAGTGGGTCCATCACCGGGCCCACACCGAGGTCCAGATCGCCCCGTACGCCGGAGACGCGCTCCCGCCGGACACCGCCGAGCAGCGGCACCATGCCGTACTCATCACCGTCCAGCCGATCGGACGCGACGGCTGGCGTGGCCCGTTGGAGCGCCACACCGTCGTGTGCGCCCTTCAGCCAAGCACAGGCGGCTGGCGGATCAGCGACTACGAGATCGGCTGACCGTGATGACCAACACGACCGGCCAGGCCAGCACGACGTCGAGACGGGCCCTGGTACTACTGCTCGTCGGCGTACTCGCGGTGGGCGCTGGTCTGGTCGCCTTCGTCAGCTCAGGCGCCGCCACGCTGCTGGCCGCGAGCCCCGCGCTGGTCTCCGCCCCCGCCAGCGGCCAACTCAACATCGACGCCATCCCGCCGCACGCTCGCCATCTCGCTCCCTGGGTGGTGCGGGCCGGCTCGATCTGCCCACAGATCACCCCGCCGATGATCGCAGCGCAGGTCGACCTCGAAAGCAGTTGGAACGCCGACGCTGTCGCC is from Micromonospora sp. WMMD1102 and encodes:
- a CDS encoding SCO6880 family protein — protein: MSADSPVNETRTYGGWRRARTLGMFGLGFGQTMVVLGAMTVALITVSVSLAALVVVGPVCLIIIVGNVAQWDGVSLAQALVQRLRWVSGTARGRTSYRGGVMSAEEHAWQLPGVLAPTVLLSADDGHGGTYGVVWHRRLGTMTVTLRCAAQSTWLADAEAATAWVSNWGGWLAGLGHVPIVRWVAVTVDTAPDSGTRLADYITGRLAPDGPAAAVRVLQQLVAAAPQAAADVQTTVSITFDPGSSPARPKTVPECLAEVDRALPGLQDALAGCGLTVLGRATAAQIAGIVRHSFDPTSRGDVTRLLSADPGAAADLLDWSNAGPVAAQEHTDRYEHDGATSVTWAWHEAPRQPVTHHVLARLLAPGDHPKRVTLLYRPLTAAQAAGEVERQVNAAQFRSAYRRARKLDPTARDIADHEQAAQAAREEALGAGVGLISLWVTTTVLDQADLGRAVADVESRAETCKVRLRRLWRSQAAGFAVTLPAGICPPVLAQQWPH